The following nucleotide sequence is from Nitrospira sp..
CCCAGCCGCCGGTGTGCCGCATCATGGATTATGGGAAGTACAAGTACGAGCTCAGCAAGAAAGATCATCAGAGCCGGCGCCATCAAAAATCCACCCAGGTCAAGGAGATCAAACTGCGGCCCAGGACCGACAAGCATGATCTCGAGATCAAGATCCGCCAGATCAAGGAGTTCCTGGCGGGCGGCAACAAGACCAAGGTGACCCTGACCTACCGCGGGCGAGAAATGGCGAATCAAGAGATGGGCCGGACCATGATGGCAAACGTCATACAGCAGTGTACGGAATCAGGTACGGTCGAATTCGCCCCCCGGATGGAAGGCCGCAGCCTCATTATGATTTTGGCTCCCAAGTAATGCGCGACTTGCACAAGGAAGGATTGAACCCATGAAACTCAAAACTCACAGCGGCGCGAAAAAGCGATTTCGACGGACCGGAACCGGCAAACTCGTTCGACAGAAGGCCGGGCGGCGCCATTTGTTGACCGGCAAGTCCAGAGATCACAAGAAACGGTTGAGCGGCCTGACACCGGTCCCCAAGACGTCGGTCCCTGCGCTGAACCGCTTGCTTCCGAAGTAAGAATGTTTTATCGTGCCGTGACTAAGGATCTGAAAGGAGTAGCGACCGATGCCTCGTACAAAAGGTGGATTTAAAACACGACAGCGGCGAAAGAAGCGCCTGAAACTGGCGAAAGGCCAATATGGGGCAAAGAGTCGACTGTTCCGCACGGCGACGGAGTCCGTCGATAAAGGGCAGGCCTATGCGTATGCCGGACGGAAGAGTCGCAAGCGTGATTTTCGTCGGCTCTGGATCGCCCGTATCAGCGCCGCCGTTCGAGCCCATGGCCTCGCCTATGGCCGATTCATGAATGCGCTGAAGAAAGCCAACATCCTGCTGGACAGGAAGATCCTGTCGGATATGGCGATCAAAGATATGGCGGGGTTTGAGAAGCTGATCGGAGTGGCCAAGGAACAGCTCGCGGCGCCCGCCGCGTAAGCACGGCCGTCCTCACGATTCCTCTCTGAGGCGGGAGCTCCGGAAACCTGCGAGTTCCCGTCACAGACTTTCCAGCAGTTGATCGATTTCCAGCTCCAACGCGACGACCGGCACACCGATCTGCCACTGCTCCAGCACTTCCGGGTGCACCTCTCCCAGCAATCCGATCGCGCGACCACCTGAGACGATTTTTCCCGCCCGACCGTCGAGAAACGAAGGGTGTTCGACCGGCTCCAGGGTGAACGAGCGGTCCAGATAATACATCAGGAGATCGAGACAGGAATGGATTTCAGAGAAGGCGGCTCCCGCATGGGCGATCACCGCCCCCAACGCCGTCACGGTCCTGGAACCGATCTCGCTCTGCGCGTCGGGCACCGCCACCTCCCCGACCTCGAACATGCGATGCGGATAAAAGGCTCGGCTGGAATTGGCCTCGACCTGCAACAGAGATGGGACCACCCATTGACGGAGGCAGGAATAGCTGAGCGACATGACGTTATCCACCTCGACGACCTTCGACCAGGCCGTTCCCTCCAGCCGCATCCTGCTGCAAAAATCCTGGCGCGACCCCATGATGTTGGAAATGATCTCCTGGAACTCCATTCCCACCATGAGGTGACGGACGCGGTCGGCCATCTGTTCCACACGGGATAATCCACCGACCGTGAATTGAGAAGGCATCACGGGAGCGAACCGCGCGTACCCTTCACTGATCGCCACATCTTCCACCACATCGACCGTATGCAGCAGATCATGTCGATAAGGCGGCACCTGCACCGTCACCTGCTTGCCGGCCGACTTGACCCCATACCCGTAGGACTTGAGCGACGCCGATACATCCTTCGCCCCCATCGCCTCTCCCAATGCCGACTCAATGGCCGCCAGTGGTATGGTTCGCGGTTGGCCGAAATCGAGCGGTGTGCTCCAGCGCTTCCCGAAGACCGTCTTCACCGGTGCGTGAATTTCCACCGGCGTGATGAGCGCGCCACGGTCGGCCAAGTTTGCAGCAAAGATATTCAGGGCCAACGTCACCATCGGCAGGTCCGTGCCCGTCACCTCGACAAACAGCTGGTCATCCCCAACCTGCACCTCACCCACCTCGCGGCTGTTGATGATCGGCGGGAACGACAAGACCTGTCCCGTTGCGTCACGCAGCACGGGAAGACGATCATGGCCTCCGACGATCCCGCCGTACTCGACGCCTTTCGGATGGACCATCAAAATCTCCCGCAAGGTCATCACCGTCTCCATACCCAACGGCGTGAACCGGATCTCATCCGGTTTGACCAGGTCGTAGGTCACCGGAAACTCGATACGGGCAAGGCGGTACAGGCCGATCGAGACCGTACGCCGCTTGCGGCCAAAAATATCGGCCAGTTTTTCCTGCGTCTGGATCAACTGCGCCAAACCGGCCGCCGTCACACGGTACCCCGCCACAGCACAGGCCGCGATATACGGACGCACCTCCTCCATGCCCGGCGCCACGATGACGGTTCCCGCCGTCCGTTTCGGCTTTTTGAAAAAGGGATAGTTCAGGGGAGCGCCCCGTTGTTTGATGCGGATCTGCCGCGCGATACCCTCACAACACCAAAGGTCGGGGCGGTTGCTGTCCTGCAACTCGATCCGCAACTCGCCGGTCTCGGCATTGTGCCCCTTCAACTCGCCCTTCACCAGCATCAGCCACTGTTCCAATTGATCGAGCGGAATTCGACTCGAGGGCTCGCCGTAGCCGGCAATCAAGGCTTCGAGATCATCACGTTGAAGGGAAATGGTCGGCATCGCGCGTAATCCTAAAAGTTCCCCCGCATGGTGCGGACGAAATCCAAATCGGCCGAGAAGAGGTCACGGATATCATGAATGCCGAGCGCCACCATCGCCATCCGATCCAAACCCAGCCCCCAGGCAATGACCGGCACGGACACACCGAGGGGAGTCGTCACCTCGGGACGGAACAGCCCGGCGCCGCCCAGCTCCATCCAGCCCAACTTGGGATGGCGCACGTGCATTTCGACCGAGGGTTCGGTGAAGGGGAAATAGGCCGGAAGAAACTTCACTTCCTTCGCCTGGGCCACTTCCCGCGCAAAGAGGTTCAGCAGGCCGAGGAGCGTCCGGAAGTTGATGTCGGCGCCTAACACAATGCCCTCAACTTGGAAGAAGTCGGTCGCATGGGTGGCATCGACCTGGTCATACCGAAAGCAACGGGCGATGGAGAAATATTTTCCTGGGACCGACGCGCCGCCGGCCAACGCGCGCGCCGACACGGCCGTGCCTTGACTCCGCAACACCAACCGTTTTGCGCGTTCCACATCGAATTGATAGCCCCATCCGGTCGATCCGGCTCCGGTCCCCTTCTCGTGCGCCTGCACCACCCGCGTCAAGTAGGGCTCGGCAATCGACCGCGCGTGGGTCGGTTCTTTCACGAAATACACATCGTGAATATCGCGGGCCGGATGGAACTGGGGCATGAACAACGCGTCCATGTTCCAGAATTCCGTCTCCACCAACGTACCGCGCATTTCCTGAAAGCCCATGCTGACCAACTTGAGTTTTACGAGGTCGAGGAACTCGCGGTACGGATGCCGCTTCCCCGCCGCGATTCTCGGAGCGCGCAGACTGATCGTATATTTGCGGAACCGCTTGGTGCGCCACGTACCGTCTTTCAGCAGTTCCGGCGTCAACTGCGAGACCTCTTCCGCCACCCCCACCTGCGACAGGCGTTGCGCCACTTCCTGCCCTGCCGGCGTCAGCAGGAACGTTCGGGTCACACGATCGTCGATCCGAAACGGCTCGCGGGTGTTACCGCGCTTGACCGCATGTTGTTGCAACACGCTCCGCAAGGGTTCGGCCACGCTCTGCAGCTCGCGCGCCCCTCCCCGCAACTCCTGCAAGAGGGCCCGCATGGATTCCGCCGTGGTACTGTTGCGGCCGGTACTTTCGATACAGCCGCCCTGCACGATGAGGATCGCCCCTTCTTTCTTGAGCGTCCCCACCGCCTTACTGACCTCCGAGGCTTCCAACCCTTCTTGCGCCTGAATATCCTGGATCGTGAGCCGCTTGCCTGTCCGTCCCGCCTCCTTGGCGGTCGAGAGCACACGCTCGATGGGCGCGTACTTGTCGAAATACACTTCACCGGTCGGAGTAAGAGAAGCGATGGAGGCCACAGTCTCGGAATGGACCGCGATAAGCGACTTGGCCAGCAGCCACTCGATCGCCATGCTCAGCTGGGAAGGCTCCAAGCCGGTCGCCGGCACCAGATGATCGAGCGTCGCAGGCCGATCCTGCTGCGGCAGCATCGCCAGCAACACTTTGCTTTCGAGGGGATGAAGGTTATCCATGAACAAGGGGATCGTCCGGCGGCTCGCTTACCGTCGAGCGCCAACACTCCTAGTGGTACGCTCGCCCGGTTGGGCCCCGGCCCGTAAGGCCGTAATCGCCGCGGCATAGTCCGGCGTTGAAAACACGGCAGAGCCTGCCACCAACACATCCGCTCCGGCAGCCACGACGGCCCCTGCGTTCTCCGGCTTCACCCCTCCGTCCACCTCAAGGAGGGCGCTGCTGCCGCTGCGATCAATCATCGCCCGGACCTCAGCGATCTTCTGCAGCGAGGAGGGGATGAACTGTTGGCCGCCGAATCCCGGATTCACCGACATGATGAGGATAAGGTCGGCATCGCGCACGATCTCCGACAACCACACCGCTGGCGTAGCGGGATTCAGTGTGACGCCCGCCTTGACGCCGCGCTCCTTGATGGATTGCACCGTCCGATGCAAATGCGGGCAGGCCTCCACATGCACGGTCAAGTAATCCGCTCCCGCTTCCGCAAATTCCTGAATGAAGGCGTCGGGGTTCGCCATCATGAGGTGGACATCGAGCGGCAACGTGGTCACTTTCCGCAGCGACTCGACGATCGGCGGGCCGACGGTCAGGTTCGGCACGAAGTGCCCGTCCATCACGTCGACATGCAGCCAGTCGGCGCCATCTTGCTCCACCCGCGCGACTTCCTCGGCCAAGCGGGCGAAGTCGGCAGAGAGAATGGACGGAGCGATGCGGACGGTTTTCGCGGTCACTCTACACTCCTCCGCAACCGTGCGGCAAAAAACGCATCCATGCTGTTCATATTGGCCATCGTGGACAGGTCACCGCGGGGGGTCACGAACGGCAGACCGGTTGGAGGCACCCACGGCGCGACCGACTCGCGCTGAAAGTCGCGATGCGACTGACAAAATTCGTCGATGATCGATTCGGTTTCTTCCGGTTCGACCGAGCAGGTACTATAGACCAACACCCCATCAGGCCGCAATAGACGGCTCGTCGCCTCCAACAGCCGCCGCTGCGTTTCGCGATGCCGCGCAATTGTCTCCGCCTGCTTATACCACTTCCCTTCGGGATGACGACGCAACACACCGAGTCCGCTGCAGGGCGCGTCGAGCAAGATGCGATCGAACGGTCGGCCCCGAGCGGCAATGGAACGCAGACTCGGCCACGTGCTCGTCGCTGCCGTCGAATCCCCGCCAGGCAGGTTCGCCACATCGCCGACGACCGGCCTCACGATCGTCACGCCGAGGCGGCGGCAGTTGTCCATTACCCGCGTCAGCCGCGCGGCAGCCCGGTCCACCGCGACGATCTCACCCTGATTCTTCATCAATGCCGCCAGATGCGTCGCCTTGCCGCCCGGCGCGGCGCAGGCATCCAGCACCAACTGCCCCGGCTGGACATCCAACAGCGGCGGCACCAATTGCGCCGCCTCGTCCTCCACATAAAACTGCCCGTCCGCGTACCCTGGAAGATCGGTGATCACTCCGCCACGAACCAGCTGAAGCCCGACCGGACTGATCGCCGTGGGGACGGCCTCGATCGCCTCGGCAACCCACGTCTCCAACAAGGCCGATCGGGACATCCGCAAGGTGTTGACCCGACAAGTCAGCGGCGGCGATTCAAGCGAGGCGCGGCAAAGGGCTTCTGCGGCGCTCCCCCCCCTTGCACGACACCAACGCTCGACCAACCAGGTGGGGCAGGAATACCGGACGGCCAACGCCTCGATGGGATTCTTGGCAAGGTCAGGCCACGGCGGTTCGGGCGTACGCAACAACGTCCGCAGCACCGCGTTCACGAAGCCGCTCCAATCGCGTCCCAGCCGTCGCGCCTGTCCCTTCATCAGCCCGACCGACTCATTGACGGCGGCATTGTCGGGAACCCGATCCAGGCACAACGCCTGATAGGCCCCCAAACGCAAGATCGTCTGCACCGCAAGAGGAAGGCGCGCGAAGGGCCGATCCGTCAGCAGGCCAAGCCGCCAGTCCAGCGTCCCACGATACCGTAAACACCCGCGAACCAATTCCACCATGAAGGCGCGATCACGCAGATCCAGCCCGTCCCTGGCCGCAACCTGGTCGAAAAGATCCTCAGGCAGCAATCCTGCTTTCTCAATCGCCAAGAGCGCCTTCAAGGCCGCACGCCGCCCGGAGGAGACAGACTGGCCGCGTCCATGCGGCTGTTGGTTGGAGGTCATACGTACAAACTGGATGGGCGAGAACAGGTGGTCGGACTAAGGCCCGGCGCCGAACCGCGCACCGTCGGCCAAACGGTGCCCCGTCAGGTATTGCATAGCCGTCATGCGGCGACTATTGGAAGGCTGAATCTCTATGAGGTGAAGCGTACCCTGGCCGGTCGCAACCTCAATGCGGTCCTTGGTGACCTTTGTCACAGTGCCGGGCTCCGCGACCTGAGCATTGTCGGCCACGGC
It contains:
- the infC gene encoding translation initiation factor IF-3, which gives rise to MVPKLRVNREIRIREVRVIGPEGEQLGILPTVEALNKAQEQGYDLVEVAPTSQPPVCRIMDYGKYKYELSKKDHQSRRHQKSTQVKEIKLRPRTDKHDLEIKIRQIKEFLAGGNKTKVTLTYRGREMANQEMGRTMMANVIQQCTESGTVEFAPRMEGRSLIMILAPK
- the rpmI gene encoding 50S ribosomal protein L35; this encodes MKLKTHSGAKKRFRRTGTGKLVRQKAGRRHLLTGKSRDHKKRLSGLTPVPKTSVPALNRLLPK
- the rplT gene encoding 50S ribosomal protein L20, encoding MPRTKGGFKTRQRRKKRLKLAKGQYGAKSRLFRTATESVDKGQAYAYAGRKSRKRDFRRLWIARISAAVRAHGLAYGRFMNALKKANILLDRKILSDMAIKDMAGFEKLIGVAKEQLAAPAA
- a CDS encoding phenylalanine--tRNA ligase subunit beta produces the protein MPTISLQRDDLEALIAGYGEPSSRIPLDQLEQWLMLVKGELKGHNAETGELRIELQDSNRPDLWCCEGIARQIRIKQRGAPLNYPFFKKPKRTAGTVIVAPGMEEVRPYIAACAVAGYRVTAAGLAQLIQTQEKLADIFGRKRRTVSIGLYRLARIEFPVTYDLVKPDEIRFTPLGMETVMTLREILMVHPKGVEYGGIVGGHDRLPVLRDATGQVLSFPPIINSREVGEVQVGDDQLFVEVTGTDLPMVTLALNIFAANLADRGALITPVEIHAPVKTVFGKRWSTPLDFGQPRTIPLAAIESALGEAMGAKDVSASLKSYGYGVKSAGKQVTVQVPPYRHDLLHTVDVVEDVAISEGYARFAPVMPSQFTVGGLSRVEQMADRVRHLMVGMEFQEIISNIMGSRQDFCSRMRLEGTAWSKVVEVDNVMSLSYSCLRQWVVPSLLQVEANSSRAFYPHRMFEVGEVAVPDAQSEIGSRTVTALGAVIAHAGAAFSEIHSCLDLLMYYLDRSFTLEPVEHPSFLDGRAGKIVSGGRAIGLLGEVHPEVLEQWQIGVPVVALELEIDQLLESL
- a CDS encoding phenylalanine--tRNA ligase subunit alpha, with translation MDNLHPLESKVLLAMLPQQDRPATLDHLVPATGLEPSQLSMAIEWLLAKSLIAVHSETVASIASLTPTGEVYFDKYAPIERVLSTAKEAGRTGKRLTIQDIQAQEGLEASEVSKAVGTLKKEGAILIVQGGCIESTGRNSTTAESMRALLQELRGGARELQSVAEPLRSVLQQHAVKRGNTREPFRIDDRVTRTFLLTPAGQEVAQRLSQVGVAEEVSQLTPELLKDGTWRTKRFRKYTISLRAPRIAAGKRHPYREFLDLVKLKLVSMGFQEMRGTLVETEFWNMDALFMPQFHPARDIHDVYFVKEPTHARSIAEPYLTRVVQAHEKGTGAGSTGWGYQFDVERAKRLVLRSQGTAVSARALAGGASVPGKYFSIARCFRYDQVDATHATDFFQVEGIVLGADINFRTLLGLLNLFAREVAQAKEVKFLPAYFPFTEPSVEMHVRHPKLGWMELGGAGLFRPEVTTPLGVSVPVIAWGLGLDRMAMVALGIHDIRDLFSADLDFVRTMRGNF
- a CDS encoding ribulose-phosphate 3-epimerase, yielding MTAKTVRIAPSILSADFARLAEEVARVEQDGADWLHVDVMDGHFVPNLTVGPPIVESLRKVTTLPLDVHLMMANPDAFIQEFAEAGADYLTVHVEACPHLHRTVQSIKERGVKAGVTLNPATPAVWLSEIVRDADLILIMSVNPGFGGQQFIPSSLQKIAEVRAMIDRSGSSALLEVDGGVKPENAGAVVAAGADVLVAGSAVFSTPDYAAAITALRAGAQPGERTTRSVGARR
- the rsmB gene encoding 16S rRNA (cytosine(967)-C(5))-methyltransferase RsmB — encoded protein: MTSNQQPHGRGQSVSSGRRAALKALLAIEKAGLLPEDLFDQVAARDGLDLRDRAFMVELVRGCLRYRGTLDWRLGLLTDRPFARLPLAVQTILRLGAYQALCLDRVPDNAAVNESVGLMKGQARRLGRDWSGFVNAVLRTLLRTPEPPWPDLAKNPIEALAVRYSCPTWLVERWCRARGGSAAEALCRASLESPPLTCRVNTLRMSRSALLETWVAEAIEAVPTAISPVGLQLVRGGVITDLPGYADGQFYVEDEAAQLVPPLLDVQPGQLVLDACAAPGGKATHLAALMKNQGEIVAVDRAAARLTRVMDNCRRLGVTIVRPVVGDVANLPGGDSTAATSTWPSLRSIAARGRPFDRILLDAPCSGLGVLRRHPEGKWYKQAETIARHRETQRRLLEATSRLLRPDGVLVYSTCSVEPEETESIIDEFCQSHRDFQRESVAPWVPPTGLPFVTPRGDLSTMANMNSMDAFFAARLRRSVE